Proteins encoded by one window of Anas platyrhynchos isolate ZD024472 breed Pekin duck chromosome 14, IASCAAS_PekinDuck_T2T, whole genome shotgun sequence:
- the KCNIP1 gene encoding A-type potassium channel modulatory protein KCNIP1 isoform X8, whose product MGHWCWLQFLAISWSKTSGSLLNWGKEAGLIAPVPTGTDCVWECPSGVVNEETFKQIYAQFFPHGDASMYAHYLFNAFDTAQNGSVKFEDFVMALSILLRGTVHEKLRWTFNLYDINKDGYINKEEMMDIVKAIYDMMGKYTYPVLKEDAPRQHVEVFFQKMDKNKDGVVTLDEFIESCQEDDNIMRSLQLFENVM is encoded by the exons ATGGGTCACTGGTGTTGGCTGCAGTTCTTGGCGATTTCTTG GTCGAAGACATCAGGATCTCTTCTGAACTGGGGGAAGGAAGCCGGTCTAATTGCCCCAGTTCCGACAGGCACGGATTGTGTGTGG GAATGTCCTAGTGGGGTTGTTAATGAAGAGACATTCAAACAGATCTATGCACAGTTTTTTCCTCATGGAG ATGCTAGCATGTATGCCCATTATCTCTTCAATGCGTTTGACACTGCACAAAATGGCTCAGTGAAGTTTGAG GATTTTGTGATGGCACTGTCCATTCTGTTGCGGGGAACAGTTCATGAAAAGCTAAGGTGGACATTTAATCTGTACGACATAAATAAGGATGGCTATATAAACAAGGAG GAAATGATGGATATAGTAAAGGCAATTTATGATATGATGGGAAAGTACACGTATCCAGTGCTCAAGGAAGATGCTCCGAGGCAGCATGTAGAAGTGTTCTTCCAG aaaatggATAAAAACAAAGATGGTGTTGTAACTTTAGATGAGTTTATTGAATCGTGTCAGGAG GATGACAATATCATGCGATCCTTACAGCTCTTTGAGAACGTGATGTAG